Proteins from a genomic interval of Gemmatimonadaceae bacterium:
- the cmk gene encoding (d)CMP kinase, which yields MSDRTIVIAIDGPAASGKSSTAQWVARRLGFFHVDSGSLYRAATAVQLERQANAETWTDDAVLREVSRISFVPKDAAFVPLIDEQPSDDLLRGTEVTRHVSRVATMAAVRDWVNAQVRRAGQSRNVVVDGRDIGTVVFPAADLKVFLVADPWERARRRLIQRLGRHPVDEEIAAETELIVKRDAKDATQTVQAADAVLIDTTYLTQEDQVERIVALARAAADAVNHRAKGTSGG from the coding sequence ATGAGCGACCGAACGATCGTCATCGCGATCGACGGTCCGGCCGCATCCGGCAAGTCCTCGACGGCGCAGTGGGTCGCGCGCCGGCTTGGATTCTTTCACGTTGATTCGGGGTCGTTGTATCGCGCGGCGACCGCGGTGCAGCTGGAGCGGCAGGCAAATGCCGAGACGTGGACGGACGACGCCGTGTTGCGCGAGGTGTCGCGCATCAGCTTCGTGCCAAAGGACGCCGCGTTCGTTCCCTTGATCGACGAGCAGCCCTCGGACGACCTACTTCGCGGAACCGAGGTCACGCGTCACGTGTCGCGCGTGGCGACGATGGCCGCCGTTCGCGACTGGGTGAACGCGCAGGTGCGGCGGGCGGGACAGTCGCGAAACGTCGTCGTGGACGGGCGCGACATCGGCACCGTGGTGTTTCCCGCCGCCGACCTCAAGGTGTTTCTGGTCGCCGATCCGTGGGAGCGAGCGCGCCGCCGGCTGATCCAGCGTCTGGGCCGTCATCCGGTCGACGAGGAGATCGCGGCCGAGACGGAGCTGATCGTCAAGCGCGATGCGAAGGACGCGACCCAAACGGTTCAGGCTGCCGACGCCGTGTTGATCGACACGACGTATTTGACGCAGGAAGACCAGGTGGAGCGGATCGTGGCGTTGGCGAGAGCGGCTGCGGACGCCGTAAATCACCGTGCCAAAGGCACTTCGGGCGGTTGA
- a CDS encoding 30S ribosomal protein S1 yields MPTLESPTATGTAVSEREKRDAQKAQLRPLANRRPELYDEDEYESEAYEKMMELYNGTLASIEEGEIVKSKVLEIRDNMVVLDIGFKSEGSVPLEEFKDHPDLKPGDEVEVLLEHLEDQEGSVVLSKKKADFMRVWEKIRLAYENDQPVEGTLVKKIKGGVVVDLMGVDAFLPGSQIALRRVPNIDELLGQKFEFKIIKLNKRRRNIVVSRRVILENERAGKREKLMKELEKDQVRKGVVKNITDFGAFIDLGGVDGLLHITDMSWGRISHPSELVSIGAELEVKVLDIDWTRERISLGLKQLQSYPWKDVADKYPVGTRVTGKVVSITNYGAFIELEPGIEGLVHISEMSWTRNVRHPSKLVSIGETIEAVVLKVDPNEEKISLGMKQTEQDPWMVLPLKYPVGTRINGKVRNLTSFGAFVEIEPGIDGLIHISDMSWTKRVQHPSEVVKKGDAVDVVILNIDSENKRISLGLKQAEEDPWLRIGETYPVGTELTGAVVRLMDKGVVVDIGNDIEGFVPLSQLNLTGKPVNSPADIVYETMRLDMRVMEVDPIHRRIVLSVTNIPEEQPPRPETPSKIIPMESEHDMGYPPVDLSAIPEE; encoded by the coding sequence ATGCCAACGCTCGAATCCCCCACCGCAACCGGCACGGCCGTCTCTGAGCGCGAAAAGCGCGATGCGCAGAAAGCTCAGCTTCGTCCGCTTGCCAACCGCCGCCCCGAGCTCTACGACGAGGATGAGTACGAATCCGAAGCGTATGAGAAAATGATGGAGCTCTACAACGGTACGCTCGCTTCGATCGAAGAGGGCGAGATCGTGAAGAGCAAGGTGCTCGAGATCCGCGACAACATGGTCGTCCTCGACATCGGCTTCAAATCGGAAGGCTCGGTTCCCCTCGAAGAGTTCAAGGACCATCCGGATCTCAAGCCGGGTGACGAAGTCGAAGTCCTGCTCGAGCACCTCGAGGACCAGGAAGGCTCCGTCGTTCTGTCGAAGAAGAAAGCCGACTTCATGCGCGTGTGGGAGAAGATCCGCCTCGCGTACGAGAACGATCAGCCGGTGGAAGGCACCCTGGTCAAGAAGATCAAGGGCGGTGTGGTGGTGGACCTGATGGGCGTCGACGCGTTCCTGCCGGGATCGCAGATCGCGCTCCGCCGCGTCCCGAACATCGACGAGCTGCTCGGCCAGAAGTTCGAGTTCAAGATCATCAAGCTGAACAAGCGCCGCCGCAACATCGTCGTCTCGCGCCGCGTGATCCTCGAGAACGAGCGCGCCGGCAAGCGTGAAAAGCTGATGAAGGAGCTCGAGAAGGATCAGGTGCGGAAGGGCGTCGTCAAGAACATCACCGACTTCGGTGCCTTCATCGATCTCGGCGGCGTCGACGGCCTGCTCCACATCACCGACATGTCGTGGGGCCGCATCTCGCACCCGTCGGAGCTCGTGTCGATCGGCGCGGAGCTCGAGGTCAAGGTGCTCGACATCGATTGGACGCGCGAGCGCATCTCGCTCGGTCTCAAGCAGCTCCAGAGCTACCCGTGGAAGGACGTCGCCGACAAGTATCCGGTCGGCACGCGCGTCACGGGCAAGGTGGTGTCGATCACGAACTACGGCGCCTTTATCGAGCTCGAGCCGGGCATCGAAGGCCTGGTGCACATCAGCGAGATGAGCTGGACGCGCAACGTGCGTCATCCGTCCAAGCTGGTGAGCATCGGCGAGACGATCGAGGCCGTGGTGCTCAAGGTCGATCCGAACGAAGAGAAGATCTCGCTCGGCATGAAGCAGACGGAGCAGGATCCATGGATGGTGCTGCCGCTCAAGTACCCGGTGGGCACGCGCATCAACGGCAAGGTTCGGAACCTCACGTCGTTCGGCGCGTTCGTCGAGATCGAGCCGGGCATCGACGGTCTGATTCACATCTCCGACATGAGCTGGACCAAGCGCGTCCAGCATCCGTCGGAAGTGGTGAAGAAGGGCGATGCGGTCGATGTCGTGATCTTGAATATCGATTCTGAAAACAAGCGCATCTCGCTCGGGCTCAAGCAGGCCGAGGAAGATCCGTGGCTCCGTATCGGCGAGACGTACCCGGTCGGCACCGAGCTCACGGGCGCGGTCGTGCGCCTGATGGACAAGGGCGTGGTCGTCGACATCGGCAACGACATCGAAGGCTTCGTTCCGCTGTCGCAGCTCAATCTCACCGGCAAGCCGGTGAACAGTCCGGCGGACATCGTGTACGAGACGATGCGCCTCGACATGCGCGTCATGGAAGTCGATCCGATTCATCGCCGGATCGTGCTGTCGGTGACGAACATTCCCGAGGAGCAGCCGCCGCGTCCCGAGACGCCGTCGAAGATCATCCCGATGGAGTCCGAACACGACATGGGCTATCCGCCGGTCGATCTCTCGGCGATTCCGGAAGAGTAG
- a CDS encoding FAD-dependent monooxygenase — protein MTILIVGAGPTGLMAAASIARFGVAVRLIDRASEPPADRSRAAVVQPRTLEAFDNLGIAQEAIGAGTPVDSVELYKPSGTHATLTFAEPGWLDSPYDKLLSLPQDQTERILTELCTRLGITIERGVQLVGLSQSADAVRATLRHADGANETVDAEWVVGADGAHSTVRELSGLTFPGLTYADDGLIGDVDIEWKLSHDSVSLCPRPEGFLLAFPLPGDRHFRTIMIVPSVRPTEDRTLSMEEFRSRLEYMTPHGCGSGSGSAPPKILRSHWLTRYRLHRRGVTSYSRGRVFVGGDAAHIHSPVGAQGMNTGIQDAYNLAWKLALVARGEAPAWLLETYDEERRHIGELLLNGTDKAFGFVAGRGWFARTVRRIAPTLAARALSAPVIGKTLARFVSQLQIKYRESRLSVEGSHAASLGAHAPHAGDRAPDVHLSSANGQPVRLFDEFREPRHVLVVFEGNSTTANAAPGDGALPENMKQLVKMIRLTRATTGSRDGARLDSDGAAHDRYGAANGALYLVRPDGYIGFRGSLEDWSDLRTDLARRFLVS, from the coding sequence ATGACGATTCTCATCGTTGGAGCCGGACCCACGGGCTTGATGGCCGCCGCATCCATCGCCCGTTTCGGCGTCGCCGTTCGGCTCATCGATCGCGCCAGCGAACCGCCGGCCGATCGCTCGCGCGCCGCAGTCGTTCAGCCCCGCACGCTCGAGGCATTCGACAACCTCGGCATCGCGCAGGAAGCGATCGGCGCCGGCACGCCGGTGGACTCGGTCGAGCTCTACAAACCGTCGGGCACACACGCCACGCTGACATTCGCGGAGCCCGGTTGGCTCGATTCACCGTACGACAAGCTGCTTTCGCTGCCGCAGGATCAGACCGAGCGCATTCTCACCGAATTGTGTACGCGCCTCGGGATCACGATCGAACGCGGCGTTCAGCTCGTAGGGCTGAGTCAGAGCGCTGACGCCGTCCGCGCGACACTTCGCCATGCGGACGGTGCAAACGAAACGGTCGATGCCGAGTGGGTCGTTGGCGCCGATGGCGCGCACAGCACGGTGCGCGAGCTGAGCGGACTGACGTTTCCCGGCTTGACGTACGCCGACGACGGATTGATCGGGGACGTCGACATCGAGTGGAAACTCTCGCACGACAGCGTCAGTCTCTGTCCCCGGCCGGAAGGATTTCTACTCGCCTTTCCGCTGCCGGGCGATCGACACTTTCGAACGATCATGATCGTTCCGAGCGTGCGGCCAACTGAAGACAGAACGCTGAGCATGGAAGAATTCCGTTCGCGGCTCGAGTACATGACGCCGCACGGTTGCGGCTCGGGCTCGGGGAGCGCGCCGCCGAAAATTCTCCGCTCGCACTGGCTCACGCGGTATCGCCTGCATCGTCGCGGCGTCACGTCGTACAGCCGCGGTCGCGTGTTCGTTGGCGGCGACGCCGCGCACATTCACAGTCCGGTCGGTGCGCAGGGAATGAACACGGGTATTCAGGACGCCTACAATCTCGCGTGGAAGTTGGCGCTCGTCGCGCGCGGCGAGGCGCCGGCGTGGCTGCTCGAGACATACGACGAAGAACGCCGACACATCGGCGAGCTGCTGTTGAATGGAACGGACAAGGCGTTTGGCTTCGTTGCCGGGCGAGGATGGTTCGCGCGGACGGTGCGCCGCATCGCGCCGACGTTGGCGGCGCGCGCGCTCAGCGCGCCGGTCATCGGCAAGACGCTGGCGCGCTTCGTCTCGCAGCTCCAGATCAAATATCGAGAGAGCCGCTTGTCGGTTGAAGGGTCGCACGCGGCGAGCCTCGGGGCTCACGCACCGCATGCCGGCGACCGCGCGCCCGACGTTCACCTCTCGTCCGCGAACGGACAACCGGTTCGACTGTTCGACGAGTTTCGCGAGCCACGACACGTGCTGGTCGTGTTCGAGGGGAATTCAACGACGGCCAACGCCGCGCCGGGCGATGGCGCATTGCCCGAGAATATGAAACAGCTCGTGAAGATGATTCGCCTCACGCGAGCGACGACCGGCTCGCGCGACGGTGCACGGCTCGACTCGGACGGCGCCGCACACGACCGATACGGCGCGGCGAACGGCGCCTTGTACCTCGTGCGCCCCGACGGCTACATCGGCTTTCGCGGCAGCCTCGAAGATTGGTCCGATCTTCGGACCGACCTCGCTCGCCGCTTTCTAGTTTCATAA
- the dapA gene encoding 4-hydroxy-tetrahydrodipicolinate synthase → MTDAHRPAPNAQRLKGCGTALATPFNTDGSLDEGALRAFVDWQIDEGIHFLVPCGSTGEAATMTLDEHARVVQITIEQAKGRVPIVAGAGSNDTRKAIALSKAMRDLGATHLLHTSPMYNKPPQRGIVAHFRAIADAVDLPIVIYNVPGRTGSNIEAKTTLEMAKIPGIAAVKEASGSLPQITDIIRGREERAAKGDLAHFSVLSGDDEMTLPVMALGGDGIVSVVSNAIPGPMAQLCEYMFANDIQSARALHLKLLPWMRAAFVESNPVPLKAALAMMGKAKNVLRLPLVPMLESNNDAVRNALRGAGALS, encoded by the coding sequence ATGACCGACGCCCATCGCCCAGCGCCCAACGCCCAGCGCCTCAAGGGCTGCGGCACCGCCCTCGCCACGCCCTTCAACACGGACGGCTCACTCGACGAGGGTGCACTGCGCGCGTTCGTTGATTGGCAGATCGACGAAGGTATTCACTTCCTCGTGCCGTGCGGGAGCACCGGCGAAGCGGCGACGATGACGCTCGACGAGCACGCGCGTGTCGTTCAAATCACGATCGAGCAGGCGAAAGGCCGTGTCCCGATCGTGGCCGGCGCGGGCAGCAACGACACACGGAAGGCGATCGCCCTCTCGAAGGCCATGCGCGATCTCGGAGCGACGCATCTGCTCCACACCTCGCCGATGTACAACAAGCCGCCACAGCGCGGCATCGTCGCGCATTTTCGGGCGATCGCCGACGCGGTGGATTTGCCGATCGTGATCTACAACGTGCCTGGTCGCACGGGGAGCAACATCGAAGCAAAGACGACGCTCGAGATGGCGAAGATTCCCGGTATTGCCGCGGTGAAGGAAGCGTCTGGGAGCCTGCCCCAGATCACCGACATCATTCGCGGGCGCGAAGAGCGCGCGGCGAAGGGCGATCTCGCCCACTTCAGCGTTCTGTCGGGCGACGACGAGATGACGCTCCCTGTCATGGCACTCGGCGGCGACGGCATCGTCTCCGTGGTGTCGAATGCGATCCCGGGCCCGATGGCACAGCTGTGTGAATACATGTTCGCGAATGACATCCAGTCGGCGCGCGCGCTGCACCTCAAGCTGCTGCCGTGGATGCGCGCGGCGTTCGTCGAATCGAATCCCGTGCCGCTCAAGGCCGCGCTCGCGATGATGGGGAAAGCGAAGAACGTGCTGCGCCTCCCGTTGGTGCCGATGCTCGAATCGAACAACGACGCGGTCCGCAACGCACTTCGCGGCGCAGGAGCGTTGTCGTGA
- a CDS encoding TetR/AcrR family transcriptional regulator, translated as MPRKRVKPAPTFTADPEWFADDDTMSPSQRRIAAAAIEAFAMQGFNGTATSDIAKRAGVAEGTIFKYYPTKKKLLIGAVAPLMMRALTPMLRRSVERVLSADYATFEDFVIAFARDRLDFAQAHPALLKLLVQEIPFHPELREHFERIVFAQVFPLALSAIERFQARKQIRAMPPLTVARIMGSVIVGYVVSRVFLAPDAVWDDEREIDTLAGVLARGLRPG; from the coding sequence ATGCCCCGCAAACGAGTGAAACCCGCGCCCACGTTCACGGCGGATCCGGAGTGGTTCGCCGATGACGACACGATGTCGCCCTCGCAGCGGCGGATTGCGGCCGCGGCGATCGAGGCCTTCGCGATGCAGGGATTCAACGGCACCGCCACGAGCGACATCGCCAAGCGAGCCGGCGTCGCCGAAGGGACGATCTTCAAGTATTACCCGACGAAGAAGAAGTTGCTGATCGGCGCCGTGGCGCCGCTCATGATGCGCGCGCTGACGCCCATGCTCCGCCGCAGCGTGGAGCGGGTGCTGAGCGCCGACTACGCCACGTTCGAGGATTTCGTAATCGCCTTCGCGCGCGACCGGCTCGACTTCGCGCAGGCACATCCGGCATTGCTCAAGCTGTTGGTGCAGGAGATTCCGTTTCATCCGGAGCTGCGAGAACACTTCGAGCGCATCGTTTTCGCGCAGGTATTTCCGCTCGCGCTCTCGGCCATCGAACGGTTTCAGGCACGGAAGCAGATTCGGGCGATGCCGCCGCTCACGGTGGCGCGGATCATGGGCTCGGTGATCGTCGGTTATGTCGTGAGCCGAGTGTTCCTCGCACCGGACGCGGTGTGGGATGACGAGCGGGAGATCGATACCCTCGCCGGCGTGTTGGCGCGCGGATTGAGACCCGGTTGA
- the aroA gene encoding 3-phosphoshikimate 1-carboxyvinyltransferase yields MEVHGSLRVPGDKSISHRALIFGALGDGDSRVTHILESADVHSTAGVLRALGVDIPELSPDVVIRGVGLRGLRAPTRDLDCGNSGTTTRLMAGVVAASAVEATFVGDGSLSRRPMRRVARPLTEMGATVTLPAHGGLPMIIRGGSVHGINWTSEVASAQIKSAILLAALVGGVPAAVNEPVKTRDHTERMLAARGASVSVRPDGVSIDPVGRLHALDTDVPGDPSSAAFFAGLAAASDGGELRLERVCVNETRIGFLRRLSAMGASVREENRREEGGDVVGDLIVSPNTWHATTIEARDVPAMIDELPLLACLATRAVGETTITGANELRVKESDRITAVVTNLRALGADVEELEDGMLIRGSRRPLRGRVVTHADHRLAMAFGILGAVGENAIDVDDRECVAVSYPNFWADLDRVRRA; encoded by the coding sequence ATGGAAGTCCACGGATCGCTCCGCGTTCCCGGCGACAAATCCATCTCCCACCGCGCGTTGATCTTTGGCGCGCTGGGCGACGGTGACTCGCGCGTCACGCACATTCTGGAATCGGCGGACGTACACTCCACCGCGGGCGTGCTGCGCGCGCTCGGCGTCGACATTCCGGAGCTGTCGCCGGATGTGGTCATACGTGGCGTCGGCCTCCGCGGCCTCCGCGCGCCGACTCGCGATCTCGATTGTGGCAATAGCGGCACGACGACGCGGTTGATGGCCGGCGTCGTCGCCGCGTCCGCCGTGGAAGCGACGTTCGTCGGCGACGGGAGCTTGAGCCGGCGTCCGATGCGCCGCGTCGCACGCCCGCTGACGGAAATGGGAGCAACCGTCACGCTGCCCGCGCACGGCGGCCTGCCGATGATCATTCGCGGCGGCTCGGTGCACGGAATCAACTGGACGAGCGAGGTCGCGAGCGCGCAGATCAAGAGCGCGATTCTGCTCGCGGCGCTCGTCGGCGGTGTGCCGGCGGCCGTGAACGAGCCGGTGAAGACTCGCGATCACACGGAACGCATGCTCGCGGCGCGCGGCGCATCGGTGAGCGTCAGACCGGACGGCGTCTCGATCGACCCCGTCGGCCGACTTCACGCTCTCGATACCGATGTCCCCGGCGATCCGTCGTCGGCCGCGTTCTTCGCCGGGTTGGCGGCGGCATCGGACGGCGGTGAGCTTCGACTCGAACGCGTGTGTGTGAACGAAACGCGCATCGGATTCCTGCGCCGCTTGTCCGCGATGGGCGCGTCGGTTCGCGAAGAGAACCGCCGCGAGGAGGGCGGAGATGTCGTCGGGGATCTCATCGTCTCGCCGAATACGTGGCACGCGACGACGATCGAAGCGCGGGATGTGCCGGCGATGATCGACGAACTGCCGTTACTGGCCTGCCTGGCGACGCGCGCCGTTGGCGAGACCACCATCACCGGCGCGAATGAATTGCGCGTGAAGGAGAGCGATCGCATCACGGCGGTCGTGACGAACCTTCGCGCCCTCGGCGCTGATGTCGAGGAGCTCGAGGATGGGATGTTGATTCGCGGATCGCGCCGGCCATTGCGCGGACGCGTGGTCACGCACGCCGACCATCGCCTGGCGATGGCGTTTGGCATCCTTGGCGCCGTGGGCGAGAACGCGATCGACGTCGACGACCGCGAATGCGTCGCCGTGTCGTATCCGAATTTCTGGGCGGATCTCGACCGCGTGCGGCGCGCATGA
- a CDS encoding 2,3,4,5-tetrahydropyridine-2,6-dicarboxylate N-succinyltransferase gives MSNGGLEERIDQYAATPAGEVVSPEARTTVESLLTALEAGELRAAERGADGSWKAVPWVKRGILLGFRVGQLVESEGRALSFVDKDTYPIRRWTVAQNVRVVPGGSSVRRGAYVAPSVVCMPPMYINVGAYVDSGTMVDSHALIGSCAQIGRRVHVSAAAQIGGVLEPVNAAPVVIEDDVLVGGNCGVYEGTIVRARAVLAAGVVLTRGTPVFDLVNERVYKATAERPLEIPEAAVVVPGARAIKAGWGAEQQLSLQAPVIVKYRDEKTDLATALEGWLR, from the coding sequence GTGAGTAACGGTGGTCTCGAGGAGCGAATCGATCAATACGCCGCCACGCCGGCGGGTGAAGTGGTCTCACCGGAAGCGCGAACGACTGTTGAGAGTTTACTCACCGCGCTCGAAGCCGGAGAACTGCGGGCCGCGGAGCGCGGAGCCGATGGGTCCTGGAAGGCCGTTCCGTGGGTGAAGCGCGGCATTCTCCTGGGCTTTCGCGTCGGGCAGCTGGTGGAGTCGGAGGGGCGCGCGCTTTCGTTCGTCGACAAGGATACGTACCCGATTCGGCGTTGGACGGTCGCGCAGAATGTTCGTGTCGTACCGGGCGGCTCGTCCGTTCGGCGTGGCGCGTACGTCGCTCCGTCAGTCGTGTGCATGCCGCCGATGTACATCAACGTCGGTGCGTACGTCGACTCCGGCACCATGGTCGACTCGCACGCGCTCATCGGATCGTGCGCGCAGATCGGCCGTCGCGTCCACGTGAGTGCCGCCGCGCAGATCGGCGGTGTGCTCGAGCCGGTGAACGCCGCGCCCGTGGTGATCGAGGACGACGTGCTCGTCGGGGGCAACTGCGGCGTCTACGAGGGCACGATCGTTCGTGCGCGCGCCGTCCTCGCCGCCGGCGTGGTCCTCACGCGCGGCACGCCGGTCTTCGATCTGGTGAACGAACGCGTGTATAAGGCCACCGCCGAGCGGCCATTAGAGATCCCTGAAGCCGCAGTCGTCGTACCGGGCGCGCGCGCCATCAAGGCGGGATGGGGCGCCGAACAGCAGCTGTCGCTCCAGGCGCCGGTGATCGTGAAGTATCGCGACGAGAAAACCGATCTCGCGACCGCGCTGGAAGGGTGGCTTCGCTGA
- a CDS encoding dihydrodipicolinate reductase C-terminal domain-containing protein, with amino-acid sequence MTRHIAIVGMGKMGRAIAELAPARGWEVVARLDEPHVKDGITRDMLGGADVAVEFTVPDAAPKNIRAIVAAGCPVVVGTTGWYNLFDDVKHDVNVSGGALLTATNFSLGVNIFEQIATTAAALLAKVPGFEAHLVETHHSAKKDAPSGTAHTLAQSTSAAWGKPIPITSVRTGSVPGTHEFIFDAPFEQIHLEHIARDRRVFAEGALVAARWLIGRRGVFTMKDVLSSPK; translated from the coding sequence ATGACGCGGCACATCGCCATCGTCGGCATGGGCAAGATGGGCCGCGCAATCGCCGAGCTGGCGCCGGCGCGCGGTTGGGAGGTCGTCGCTCGACTCGATGAACCTCATGTGAAGGACGGGATCACGCGCGACATGCTCGGTGGTGCCGACGTCGCGGTGGAATTCACCGTACCCGACGCGGCGCCGAAGAACATTCGCGCGATCGTCGCGGCAGGATGCCCGGTCGTCGTCGGCACGACAGGCTGGTACAACCTCTTCGATGACGTGAAGCACGATGTGAATGTGAGCGGCGGCGCGCTGCTCACCGCGACGAACTTCTCGCTGGGTGTGAACATTTTCGAGCAGATCGCGACCACGGCGGCAGCACTGTTGGCGAAGGTGCCGGGGTTCGAGGCGCATCTCGTGGAGACGCATCACTCGGCGAAGAAGGACGCACCGTCCGGCACTGCCCACACGCTCGCGCAGAGTACCTCGGCGGCGTGGGGCAAGCCGATTCCGATCACGAGCGTGCGTACCGGTTCGGTGCCGGGCACACACGAGTTCATCTTCGATGCCCCGTTCGAGCAGATTCACCTCGAGCACATTGCCCGCGACCGGCGCGTGTTTGCCGAAGGGGCGCTCGTTGCCGCGCGTTGGCTGATCGGCCGCCGCGGCGTGTTCACCATGAAAGACGTTCTCTCGAGTCCGAAATGA